The Peribacillus simplex genome contains a region encoding:
- the purN gene encoding phosphoribosylglycinamide formyltransferase, whose translation MKRLAVFASGNGSNFQSIAEAIKSGKLEAEICLVVCDREDAYVLERAKLENIDSFSFSAKNYSNKTEYESEILEKLRQYEIEFIILAGYMRLIGPTLLQKYSQRIVNIHPSLLPSFPGKDAIGQAFDAGVKETGVTVHYVDDGMDTGPVIAQKAVPILEGDTKDILQKRIQEMEHDLYPSVLQELCHKKLT comes from the coding sequence ATGAAACGCCTTGCTGTCTTTGCATCAGGTAACGGTAGTAATTTTCAATCAATTGCTGAAGCAATAAAAAGTGGAAAGTTAGAGGCGGAAATCTGTCTTGTCGTTTGCGATCGTGAAGACGCATATGTGCTTGAGAGAGCTAAGCTTGAGAATATTGATTCTTTCTCCTTTTCAGCGAAGAATTACTCGAACAAGACTGAGTATGAATCGGAAATCCTCGAAAAACTTCGCCAGTATGAGATAGAATTTATCATTCTGGCTGGGTATATGCGTTTGATCGGTCCGACTTTATTACAAAAGTATTCACAAAGGATTGTGAACATCCACCCTTCACTTCTGCCTAGTTTTCCAGGCAAGGATGCAATTGGCCAGGCTTTTGACGCCGGAGTGAAGGAAACGGGGGTAACGGTTCATTATGTCGATGATGGAATGGACACAGGACCGGTCATTGCCCAAAAGGCAGTGCCAATTCTTGAGGGGGATACGAAAGACATCCTTCAAAAAAGGATTCAGGAAATGGAGCATGACTTGTATCCGTCAGTTTTGCAGGAGCTATGCCACAAGAAACTTACTTAA
- the purF gene encoding amidophosphoribosyltransferase has protein sequence MLAEIRSLNEECGVVGVWGHPDAAQLAYYGLHSLQHRGQEGAGIVVTDGEQMSISKGEGLVTEIFTAEKMQALSGSGKAAIGHVRYTTAGGGGYQNVQPFLFNSHTGGLALAHNGNIVNAHQLKAQLEGQGSIFQTTSDTEVLAHLIKRSGYSDVRDSVKNSLSMLKGAYAFVIMTENQMIMARDPHGFRPLSLGKIGDAYFAASETCALDIVGAEFIRDIEPGELVVINDEGITSEYFSLSSQQAMCTMEYVYFSRPDSNIDGINVHTARKNLGKQMALETKIEADVVTGVPDSSISAAIGYAEAAGIPYEMGLIKNRYVGRTFIQPSQSLREQGVKMKLSPVRGVVEGKRVIMVDDSIVRGTTSRRIVRMLKDAGAKEVHVVISSPPIKNPCFYGIDTSKKEELIASSKSVEEIREIIGADSLTFLSVEGMVEAIGRPFPGETRGSCLACFTGNYPTEIFEYEREKTKC, from the coding sequence ATGCTTGCTGAAATAAGAAGCCTAAACGAAGAGTGTGGTGTTGTAGGAGTCTGGGGACATCCCGATGCTGCACAGCTTGCTTACTACGGTTTGCATAGCTTGCAACATCGTGGTCAAGAGGGAGCAGGCATCGTCGTGACGGATGGTGAGCAGATGTCCATCTCTAAGGGCGAAGGGCTTGTCACGGAGATATTCACTGCCGAAAAAATGCAGGCACTTTCCGGTTCCGGAAAAGCGGCAATCGGCCATGTCCGTTATACAACGGCAGGCGGCGGCGGGTATCAAAATGTTCAGCCTTTCCTGTTCAATTCGCATACAGGAGGGCTGGCACTTGCCCATAATGGGAATATCGTCAATGCCCATCAGTTAAAAGCTCAGCTTGAAGGTCAGGGAAGCATTTTTCAAACGACATCTGATACGGAAGTTCTGGCACATCTGATTAAACGCTCCGGCTACTCGGATGTAAGAGACTCCGTGAAGAACAGTTTAAGCATGCTGAAGGGAGCCTATGCCTTTGTCATCATGACCGAAAACCAAATGATCATGGCAAGAGATCCGCATGGCTTCCGCCCACTTTCCTTGGGGAAAATAGGCGATGCATATTTCGCTGCATCAGAAACATGTGCACTTGATATTGTAGGTGCAGAATTCATCCGCGATATTGAGCCGGGTGAACTCGTTGTCATTAATGATGAGGGAATCACATCCGAGTATTTTTCGCTTTCCAGTCAACAGGCAATGTGTACGATGGAGTACGTGTATTTTTCCCGTCCGGATAGCAACATTGATGGTATCAATGTTCATACGGCACGAAAAAACCTTGGCAAGCAAATGGCACTGGAAACCAAAATTGAAGCCGATGTAGTTACAGGTGTACCTGATTCCAGCATTTCGGCAGCGATTGGCTATGCTGAAGCTGCTGGCATTCCTTATGAAATGGGTTTAATAAAAAATCGGTATGTTGGACGGACGTTCATTCAGCCATCACAAAGCCTGCGTGAACAAGGCGTGAAGATGAAACTATCACCTGTAAGAGGGGTAGTGGAAGGTAAGCGGGTCATAATGGTTGATGATTCAATCGTCCGTGGGACAACGAGCAGAAGGATTGTCCGCATGTTAAAAGATGCTGGAGCGAAAGAAGTGCATGTAGTAATCAGCTCACCACCGATCAAGAATCCATGTTTTTATGGCATAGACACGTCTAAAAAGGAAGAACTGATTGCGAGCTCTAAATCGGTGGAGGAAATTAGGGAAATCATCGGTGCCGATTCCTTAACTTTTTTAAGTGTCGAAGGTATGGTCGAAGCAATTGGACGACCGTTTCCTGGAGAAACGCGCGGTTCATGCCTAGCTTGTTTCACCGGAAATTATCCGACTGAAATTTTTGAATACGAACGAGAAAAAACAAAATGTTAA
- the purC gene encoding phosphoribosylaminoimidazolesuccinocarboxamide synthase, protein MEKRELLYEGKAKQIFATDNSEIVWVEYKDSATAFNGEKKSEIAGKGKLNNQITSLLFSKLAQENIPSHFIEKLSDREQLVKRVSIIPLEVVVRNTAAGSFSKRTGIEEGQPLKKTLIEFYYKDDELGDPLLTEDHIEELELASKEDVAILKEKAKEISIVLTSFFKELDIKLIDFKLEFGKTPNGDILLADEISPDTCRLWDINTNEKLDKDVFRRNLGSLTDAYEKILAKLEGTQHV, encoded by the coding sequence ATGGAAAAACGAGAATTGTTGTATGAAGGAAAAGCGAAACAGATTTTTGCAACGGACAACAGTGAAATAGTATGGGTGGAATACAAGGATTCGGCAACAGCGTTCAATGGTGAGAAGAAATCAGAGATTGCCGGAAAAGGTAAGTTGAATAATCAGATTACTAGCTTACTATTTTCAAAGCTTGCCCAGGAAAATATCCCGTCCCATTTTATTGAAAAGCTTTCCGACCGGGAGCAGCTAGTCAAGAGGGTATCCATCATTCCGCTTGAAGTAGTTGTCAGAAATACGGCAGCCGGCAGTTTTTCTAAAAGGACTGGCATTGAGGAAGGCCAGCCGCTCAAGAAAACGCTGATAGAGTTTTACTATAAAGACGACGAGCTCGGCGATCCACTGTTAACGGAAGACCATATTGAAGAATTGGAACTTGCAAGCAAGGAAGATGTTGCCATTTTAAAAGAAAAGGCAAAAGAAATCAGTATCGTCTTAACTTCCTTCTTTAAAGAATTGGACATTAAATTGATTGATTTTAAATTAGAGTTCGGCAAAACCCCGAATGGAGACATTCTGCTGGCAGATGAAATTTCACCTGATACCTGCCGATTATGGGATATTAACACGAACGAAAAGTTAGACAAAGATGTATTCCGCCGTAATTTAGGAAGTTTAACAGATGCTTACGAAAAAATACTAGCAAAGTTGGAGGGCACTCAACATGTATAA
- the purQ gene encoding phosphoribosylformylglycinamidine synthase subunit PurQ, with the protein MKFAVIVFPGSNCDVDMYHAIKDALGEEVEYVWHSTDNLDQYDGILLPGGFSYGDYLRSGAIARFSNVMAEVVKAAQAGKPVLGVCNGFQILLEAGLLPGAMRRNEALKFICRNVGLKVENNQSMFTTGYELNETITIPVAHGEGNYYCDNETLAELKRNNRILFTYDGENPNGSLEQIAGITNEQGNVLGMMPHPERAVDSLLGSKDGLKIFQSIVKNWRESHVITA; encoded by the coding sequence ATGAAATTTGCTGTCATAGTTTTCCCTGGTTCCAATTGTGATGTCGATATGTACCATGCGATAAAGGATGCACTGGGGGAAGAAGTGGAGTATGTTTGGCACTCTACAGACAATCTAGATCAGTATGATGGGATTCTCCTTCCAGGAGGTTTCTCTTATGGAGACTATTTACGCTCTGGAGCAATTGCACGATTTTCGAATGTAATGGCCGAAGTCGTAAAAGCGGCACAAGCAGGAAAGCCTGTCTTGGGTGTCTGCAATGGTTTTCAGATTTTACTTGAAGCAGGACTTTTACCTGGAGCAATGCGCCGTAATGAAGCTTTGAAATTCATTTGCCGCAATGTAGGATTGAAGGTTGAAAATAATCAATCGATGTTCACGACAGGATATGAATTAAATGAAACGATTACGATCCCGGTTGCCCATGGTGAAGGGAATTACTACTGCGATAATGAGACATTGGCTGAATTAAAACGAAATAACCGCATCTTGTTCACGTATGACGGTGAAAATCCAAACGGAAGCTTGGAACAGATAGCGGGAATTACAAATGAACAAGGAAATGTCCTCGGAATGATGCCTCATCCCGAACGTGCTGTTGATTCGCTGCTTGGCAGTAAAGACGGCTTAAAGATTTTTCAATCCATCGTAAAAAACTGGAGGGAATCACATGTTATTACAGCTTGA
- the purM gene encoding phosphoribosylformylglycinamidine cyclo-ligase, protein MANAYKQAGVDIEAGYEAVNRMKKHVKRTFRPEVMNGLGGFGGMFDLSSLNLKEPVLISGTDGVGTKLLLAFMMDKHDTIGVDCVAMCVNDVVVQGAAPLYFLDYIACGKADPERIEMIVKGIADGCEQAGCALIGGETAEMPGMYETEEYDVAGFTVGAVEKSRLITGEAISAGDVVIGLASSGIHSNGYSLVRKILLEDSGMGLHDFVPELDCKLGEELLKPTKIYVKSVLSTLEKFEVNGLAHITGGGFIENIPRILPEGCGVEIELGSWEIPTIFSFLEEKGNLVKEEMFNIFNMGIGMTAVVKKEVASDVLAHLRSCGEEASVIGTVVDGNGVSFK, encoded by the coding sequence ATGGCTAATGCATATAAACAGGCTGGTGTGGATATTGAGGCTGGTTATGAAGCGGTAAATCGAATGAAAAAACATGTAAAGCGCACATTTCGTCCAGAAGTTATGAATGGTCTGGGCGGTTTTGGCGGCATGTTTGATTTATCTTCCTTGAACCTTAAAGAACCTGTGCTCATTTCAGGTACGGATGGAGTGGGTACAAAACTTTTGTTGGCGTTCATGATGGATAAACACGATACAATTGGAGTGGATTGTGTAGCTATGTGCGTCAATGATGTTGTCGTTCAAGGTGCTGCACCTTTATACTTTTTAGATTATATTGCCTGCGGTAAAGCAGATCCTGAACGAATTGAAATGATCGTCAAAGGAATTGCAGATGGCTGTGAGCAGGCGGGCTGTGCTTTAATCGGCGGAGAAACGGCTGAAATGCCTGGCATGTACGAGACGGAAGAATACGATGTTGCAGGTTTTACTGTAGGTGCCGTTGAAAAATCACGTCTAATTACTGGTGAAGCAATCTCGGCGGGCGATGTCGTCATTGGACTCGCTTCAAGCGGCATCCATAGTAATGGGTATTCCCTTGTTCGTAAAATCCTCCTTGAAGACTCAGGTATGGGGCTTCATGACTTCGTACCGGAACTGGATTGCAAGTTGGGAGAGGAATTATTAAAACCAACAAAAATCTATGTGAAGTCCGTTTTATCTACGTTGGAAAAATTTGAGGTTAATGGTCTTGCGCATATCACTGGTGGGGGATTCATCGAGAATATTCCGCGTATACTTCCTGAAGGATGCGGTGTTGAAATCGAGCTCGGAAGCTGGGAAATTCCAACTATATTCTCATTCCTTGAAGAAAAAGGGAACCTTGTAAAAGAGGAAATGTTCAATATTTTCAATATGGGAATTGGAATGACGGCCGTCGTGAAAAAAGAAGTGGCATCAGATGTGCTAGCCCATCTACGTTCTTGCGGTGAAGAAGCCTCAGTTATTGGAACGGTTGTGGACGGAAATGGAGTGTCGTTCAAATAA
- the purL gene encoding phosphoribosylformylglycinamidine synthase subunit PurL — protein sequence MLLQLEPSPEKIKSDRLYATMGLSDDEFAMVEKILGRLPNYTETGLFSVMWSEHCSYKNSKPILRKFPITGEKVLQGPGEGAGIVDIGDDQAVVFKIESHNHPSAIEPYQGAATGVGGIIRDVFSMGARPIAMLNSLRFGELDNDRVKYLFKEVVAGIAGYGNCIGIPTVGGEIQFDPSYEGNPLVNAMCVGLIDHKDIKKGQAHGVGNTVMYVGAKTGRDGIHGATFASEELSESSEEKRPAVQVGDPFMEKLLLEACLELIQNDALVGIQDMGAAGLTSSSAEMASKAGSGIKMNLDLVPQRETGMTAYEMMLSESQERMLIVVTKGREQEIVDLFTKYDLEAVAVGEVTDDKNLTLSHQGEIVAEVPVDALAEEAPIYHKPSAEPQYFRDFQSMTAEVPVIGDYKETLVSLLKQPTISSKEWVYDQYDYMVRTNTVVSPGSDAAVVRVRGTNKALAMTTDCNSRFIYLDPETGGKIAVAEAARNIICSGAEPLAITDCLNFGNPEKPEIFWQLEKAADGMSEACRSLSTPVIGGNVSLYNETNGEAIYPTPVVGMVGLVSDLQHITTQTFKNESDLIYVVGEAKVEFGGSELQKMLEGKIFGRAPELDLAIEQKRQQQILTAIQKGLIASAHDLSEGGLAVALAESLFGASKLGAKVNISGEPVSELFSETQSRFLLSIKPENQAAFEALVEDAICIGSVTADNKLVVETSNDSKVLEADVEDLQTAWKGAIPCLLK from the coding sequence ATGTTATTACAGCTTGAACCAAGTCCGGAAAAAATTAAATCGGATCGTTTGTACGCAACTATGGGACTATCCGATGATGAATTTGCAATGGTGGAGAAAATCTTAGGCAGACTGCCGAATTATACGGAAACTGGATTGTTTTCGGTTATGTGGTCAGAGCATTGTTCCTACAAAAATTCGAAACCCATCTTAAGGAAGTTCCCGATTACAGGGGAGAAAGTGCTGCAAGGTCCTGGTGAAGGAGCAGGTATCGTTGATATCGGTGATGATCAGGCTGTCGTTTTTAAAATTGAAAGTCACAACCACCCTTCGGCAATAGAACCTTATCAAGGTGCTGCTACTGGTGTCGGTGGTATTATCCGTGATGTTTTCTCCATGGGTGCCCGTCCGATTGCGATGTTGAACTCGCTTCGCTTTGGTGAGTTAGACAATGATCGCGTGAAATATTTATTTAAAGAAGTGGTTGCCGGGATTGCAGGATACGGGAATTGTATCGGAATTCCAACTGTCGGCGGAGAAATTCAATTTGATCCATCTTATGAAGGGAATCCTTTAGTCAATGCCATGTGTGTAGGATTGATCGATCATAAGGACATTAAAAAAGGCCAAGCGCATGGAGTGGGCAACACAGTGATGTATGTGGGTGCCAAAACTGGGCGTGATGGAATCCATGGAGCAACATTTGCATCTGAAGAGCTATCAGAGTCTTCAGAAGAAAAACGGCCTGCCGTACAAGTAGGCGATCCATTCATGGAGAAGCTGCTTTTGGAGGCATGCCTTGAATTGATTCAAAATGATGCCCTTGTTGGTATTCAGGATATGGGAGCTGCGGGTCTTACAAGCTCATCTGCCGAGATGGCGAGTAAAGCTGGATCAGGAATAAAAATGAATCTTGATTTGGTACCGCAGCGTGAAACGGGAATGACAGCATATGAAATGATGCTTTCTGAATCACAAGAGCGGATGCTGATCGTTGTAACAAAAGGACGCGAACAGGAAATCGTCGACTTGTTTACGAAATATGACCTAGAAGCGGTTGCTGTTGGAGAAGTAACGGATGACAAAAATCTAACACTTTCCCATCAAGGTGAAATCGTTGCCGAGGTTCCGGTTGATGCATTGGCTGAAGAAGCTCCAATTTATCACAAGCCATCTGCAGAACCTCAATATTTCCGTGACTTCCAAAGCATGACGGCAGAAGTGCCAGTCATTGGAGATTATAAAGAAACATTGGTATCACTATTGAAGCAACCGACAATTTCGAGTAAGGAATGGGTCTACGACCAATATGATTACATGGTCCGCACGAATACAGTCGTCTCACCTGGATCGGATGCGGCGGTAGTGCGTGTACGGGGTACGAATAAGGCCCTTGCCATGACGACGGATTGCAACTCCCGCTTTATTTATCTAGATCCTGAAACAGGTGGTAAAATCGCAGTGGCTGAAGCTGCCCGTAACATCATTTGCTCGGGTGCGGAGCCTTTGGCGATCACGGATTGCTTGAATTTTGGGAATCCAGAAAAACCTGAAATATTTTGGCAGTTGGAAAAAGCGGCAGACGGAATGAGTGAAGCTTGCAGAAGCTTAAGTACTCCTGTAATTGGCGGAAATGTCTCCCTTTACAATGAAACGAATGGTGAAGCGATTTATCCGACACCTGTAGTTGGGATGGTTGGTCTTGTCAGTGACCTTCAGCACATCACTACACAAACATTTAAAAATGAATCCGATTTGATTTATGTGGTCGGCGAAGCGAAAGTTGAATTTGGAGGCAGTGAATTACAGAAAATGCTTGAGGGCAAAATCTTTGGACGCGCTCCAGAACTTGATTTGGCCATTGAACAAAAACGTCAGCAGCAAATTCTAACTGCAATCCAAAAAGGACTTATTGCCTCAGCCCATGACCTTTCGGAAGGCGGTTTGGCAGTGGCTTTAGCTGAATCTTTATTCGGGGCTAGCAAACTTGGGGCAAAAGTGAATATATCCGGCGAACCGGTATCCGAATTATTCAGTGAAACGCAATCACGATTCTTACTGTCCATCAAACCTGAAAACCAAGCGGCATTTGAAGCACTTGTTGAAGATGCGATATGCATAGGTTCAGTAACGGCTGATAATAAATTAGTCGTGGAGACAAGCAATGATAGCAAAGTATTGGAAGCGGACGTTGAAGATTTACAAACAGCTTGGAAGGGAGCCATACCATGCTTGCTGAAATAA
- the purS gene encoding phosphoribosylformylglycinamidine synthase subunit PurS, which yields MYKVKVYITLRESVLDPQGAAVQQSLHSLTYNEVSDVRVGKYIELTIKDTDRDLDQLVKEMCEKLLANTVIEAYRYDVEEVITQ from the coding sequence ATGTATAAGGTTAAGGTATATATCACACTACGCGAAAGTGTACTAGATCCACAGGGAGCAGCAGTGCAACAATCACTTCATAGCTTGACATATAACGAAGTCAGTGATGTTCGAGTGGGGAAATACATTGAACTTACAATTAAAGATACGGATCGCGATTTAGATCAACTTGTGAAGGAAATGTGTGAAAAACTATTGGCCAATACGGTAATTGAAGCTTACCGTTATGATGTTGAGGAGGTTATCACCCAATGA
- the purB gene encoding adenylosuccinate lyase translates to MIERYTRPEMGNIWTEKNRFNAWLEVEILACEAWSELGVIPKEDVKLLREKATFDVDRINEIEKDTRHDVVAFTRAVSETLGEERKWVHYGLTSTDVVDTALSYVIKQANEILAKDLNNFVEILKNKAKEHKYTVQMGRTHGVHAEPTTFGLKLALWYQEMKRNVERFEEARKNIEVGKISGAVGTYANIDPFVEKFVCEKLGLEAAPISTQTLQRDRHAHYMSTLALIATSIEKFAVEIRGLQKSETREVEEFFAKGQKGSSAMPHKRNPIGSENMTGMARVIRGYMMTAYENVPLWHERDISHSSAERIILPDATIALNYMLNRFSNIVKNLTVYPENMKRNMDRTLGLIFSQRVLLSLIDKGLVREEAYDTVQPKAMEAWELQVPFRSLIEKDDKITSLLTKEELDDCFDPTHHLKNVDVIFDRLGL, encoded by the coding sequence ATGATTGAACGTTATACCCGCCCAGAGATGGGAAACATTTGGACAGAAAAGAACCGCTTTAATGCGTGGTTGGAAGTTGAAATCTTAGCTTGTGAAGCATGGTCTGAATTAGGTGTCATTCCAAAAGAAGATGTGAAGCTTCTTCGTGAAAAGGCAACATTCGATGTGGACCGTATCAATGAAATCGAAAAAGATACACGCCACGATGTTGTTGCTTTTACACGTGCGGTTTCTGAAACGTTGGGCGAAGAACGGAAATGGGTCCATTACGGACTGACTTCCACTGATGTAGTGGATACAGCTCTTTCATATGTGATAAAGCAAGCGAATGAAATCCTTGCCAAGGATTTAAATAACTTCGTGGAGATCCTGAAAAATAAAGCGAAAGAACATAAATACACGGTTCAAATGGGGCGTACACATGGAGTTCATGCTGAGCCGACCACTTTTGGGTTGAAACTGGCTCTTTGGTATCAAGAAATGAAACGCAATGTCGAACGTTTTGAAGAAGCTAGAAAGAACATAGAGGTTGGGAAAATCTCTGGGGCTGTCGGAACATACGCAAACATCGACCCGTTCGTTGAAAAATTCGTTTGTGAAAAGCTTGGCCTTGAAGCAGCGCCAATTTCAACACAAACATTGCAGCGCGATCGCCACGCACATTATATGAGCACATTGGCTTTAATAGCGACATCAATTGAAAAGTTCGCAGTGGAAATTCGCGGCTTGCAAAAAAGTGAAACACGCGAAGTGGAAGAATTCTTTGCAAAAGGACAAAAAGGATCTTCGGCAATGCCTCATAAACGGAATCCAATCGGTTCTGAAAATATGACGGGTATGGCTCGTGTAATCCGCGGTTACATGATGACAGCATATGAGAATGTGCCATTATGGCATGAACGTGACATTTCACATTCTTCTGCTGAGCGCATCATCTTGCCGGATGCAACGATCGCATTAAACTACATGCTGAACCGTTTCAGCAACATAGTGAAGAACTTGACCGTTTATCCAGAAAATATGAAACGCAATATGGACCGTACGCTTGGATTGATTTTCTCACAACGTGTACTGCTTTCCCTTATCGATAAAGGGCTTGTCCGTGAAGAAGCTTATGATACGGTTCAGCCGAAAGCGATGGAAGCATGGGAGCTTCAGGTTCCATTCCGAAGCCTGATCGAAAAGGATGATAAAATCACAAGCTTGCTTACGAAAGAAGAACTTGATGATTGTTTCGATCCTACACATCACCTGAAAAATGTTGATGTAATCTTTGATCGTTTAGGTTTATAA
- the purK gene encoding 5-(carboxyamino)imidazole ribonucleotide synthase, protein MNNLNNTVILPGQTIGIIGGGQLGRMMALSAKASGFKIAVLEPTAEGPCAQVADIEITGAYDDIEALKRLAEVSDVITYEFENISSEALDWLKQHAYLPQGSELLKLTQDRLTEKKAISDAGASVAPYREIQDISEIYLHIENLGYPSVLKTTRGGYDGKGQLVIKEEADIKKAESLLKTGKCVLEAWIPFVKEISIIVTRKANGEASHFPIAENIHIENILHKSIVPARISQQAEWKAINEALQLAEKLDLVGTLAVEMFLTAQDEIIINELAPRPHNSGHYTMEACETSQFEQHIRAVCNWPLGNTALLKPVVMINILGEHIGPLMDEIPTLSDWKVHLYGKKEAKIKRKMGHVNILRPTIEEALLESDRSKIWNQQVETEEVK, encoded by the coding sequence GTGAACAACTTAAATAATACAGTCATTTTACCGGGACAGACCATTGGAATAATCGGCGGCGGGCAATTGGGCAGGATGATGGCCTTATCGGCTAAGGCATCGGGCTTTAAGATAGCGGTCCTTGAGCCGACTGCAGAAGGTCCATGTGCTCAAGTGGCGGATATTGAAATCACTGGTGCTTATGATGATATCGAAGCATTGAAAAGATTAGCTGAGGTCAGTGACGTCATAACGTACGAGTTTGAGAATATCAGTTCAGAAGCCCTGGATTGGTTAAAGCAACATGCATATCTTCCGCAGGGCTCAGAATTATTAAAGCTGACACAGGATAGATTGACGGAGAAAAAAGCCATATCCGATGCAGGAGCTTCCGTTGCTCCATATCGGGAAATACAGGATATTTCAGAAATTTACCTTCATATAGAGAATTTAGGGTACCCTAGTGTGTTAAAAACGACGCGGGGCGGTTATGATGGAAAAGGGCAGTTGGTCATTAAGGAAGAAGCCGATATCAAAAAGGCTGAATCCCTGCTCAAAACAGGTAAATGTGTGCTGGAAGCCTGGATTCCTTTCGTAAAAGAAATCTCCATTATCGTGACGCGCAAGGCAAATGGTGAGGCAAGTCATTTTCCGATTGCGGAAAACATTCATATTGAAAACATTCTTCATAAAAGTATTGTTCCCGCCCGTATTAGTCAACAAGCTGAATGGAAAGCTATTAACGAAGCTTTGCAGCTTGCAGAGAAACTTGATTTGGTGGGGACATTGGCAGTCGAGATGTTTTTAACCGCTCAGGATGAGATCATCATTAATGAATTAGCGCCAAGACCTCATAACTCAGGGCATTATACAATGGAGGCATGTGAGACTTCACAGTTCGAACAGCATATAAGGGCTGTCTGCAATTGGCCGCTCGGAAATACGGCATTATTGAAGCCTGTGGTAATGATAAACATCCTTGGAGAGCATATCGGGCCCTTAATGGATGAAATTCCTACGCTTTCAGATTGGAAGGTTCACCTTTACGGTAAGAAAGAAGCCAAGATTAAGCGGAAAATGGGTCATGTGAATATTTTACGTCCAACGATTGAGGAAGCTCTTTTGGAAAGTGATCGAAGCAAAATTTGGAATCAACAGGTTGAAACGGAGGAAGTAAAATGA